AAAATGGAAAAAGCTTTTCGATAAAATAAATTTTCAAGGTCTAACAATTGAAAGGCAAAAGGGGTTAATTGGCGAATTACTACTTTTTAATTCCTTGTTAGACGAAGAGTATTCAATTGATAAGTTACTTGAAAGTTGGACTGGACCGGATTATGAAGATAAAGATTTTTTATTTGGTTCATTTGGTGTTGAAGTTAAGTTGACTTCATCTAAAGTTCCGAAAATTAAAATATCAAGTGAGAGGCAGTTAGATAGCGAAAACTTAACCAAATTATATTTGGTTTTATATGTTGTGGAAGAAATAAAAGACAAAGGGTTTTCTTTAAATTCTATAGTTGAACAAATTAGGGCTAAAATTAATTATAATCAGAATGCTTTAAAATTTTTCAACGAAAGGCTTTTGTTGGTAGGCTATTTTGATGAAGATTTTGAGAATTATAATAGACAATATGCTTTCAGAAAAAGAAATTTTTATGAAGTCACATCTGCCTTTCCAAAACTAGTAGCTTCTCATTTACCAATTGGGTTATTTGATACAAAATACAATATTGAATTATCTGCTGTTGAACAATTTATAATAAACAATGAATCAATTCTTGAATTAATAAAATAATGGAGAGAGGATTAAAAAATTATATTGAAGCAATTCAATCAGATGTTGCAGCGTTAGTCTATTCAGATGGTGAAGGTGCCAGCTTTGAAGATAAATTCACGGAACATTGCATCGAGA
The window above is part of the Flavobacterium sp. N1994 genome. Proteins encoded here:
- a CDS encoding PD-(D/E)XK motif protein translates to MVSIKSIWESHVPTDEIIIKTQIEDVKPFKCFAATNHITGNHLFIFETSLNAKYPEFKNFKFKGLFIEVYDFTETKELHIYLLDNQLKDIFSLFIENIIEDISKCVTENEALVETSNVVLKWKKLFDKINFQGLTIERQKGLIGELLLFNSLLDEEYSIDKLLESWTGPDYEDKDFLFGSFGVEVKLTSSKVPKIKISSERQLDSENLTKLYLVLYVVEEIKDKGFSLNSIVEQIRAKINYNQNALKFFNERLLLVGYFDEDFENYNRQYAFRKRNFYEVTSAFPKLVASHLPIGLFDTKYNIELSAVEQFIINNESILELIK